From Neobacillus sp. PS2-9, the proteins below share one genomic window:
- the deoD gene encoding purine-nucleoside phosphorylase yields the protein MSVHIGAKENEIAETVLLPGDPLRAKYIAETFLEDAKCYNEVRNMFGYTGTYKGKRISVQGTGMGVPSISIYVNELMQSYNVQNLIRVGTCGAIQKDVKVRDVILAMTSSTDSNMNRLTFGHVDFAPCADFDLLKKAYDAGVEKGLNLKVGNIFTADSFYNDNAELEKWAKYQILAIEMETTALYTLAAKFNRKALSVLTVSDHILTGEETTAEERQLTFNDMIEVALEAATK from the coding sequence ATGAGTGTACATATTGGTGCAAAAGAAAATGAAATTGCAGAAACGGTCTTGTTGCCCGGGGATCCGCTGAGAGCGAAATATATTGCAGAAACCTTTTTAGAGGATGCTAAATGTTATAACGAAGTTAGAAATATGTTTGGTTACACAGGAACCTACAAAGGGAAAAGGATTTCAGTTCAAGGAACTGGGATGGGTGTTCCATCTATTTCTATTTATGTTAATGAGCTTATGCAAAGCTATAATGTGCAGAACTTAATAAGAGTTGGTACGTGCGGGGCGATCCAAAAGGATGTAAAAGTACGTGATGTTATCCTTGCTATGACAAGTTCTACAGACTCGAACATGAATCGTCTAACTTTTGGACATGTTGATTTTGCACCTTGTGCCGATTTTGACTTACTTAAAAAGGCGTATGATGCAGGAGTCGAAAAGGGACTTAATTTAAAAGTTGGGAATATCTTTACTGCAGATTCATTCTATAATGATAATGCAGAACTTGAAAAATGGGCCAAGTATCAGATTTTGGCCATTGAAATGGAAACAACAGCATTATATACATTAGCAGCCAAATTTAATCGTAAAGCTCTTTCTGTTCTAACTGTTAGCGATCATATTCTAACAGGAGAAGAGACTACAGCAGAAGAAAGACAATTAACTTTTAATGATATGATTGAGGTAGCCTTAGAGGCTGCCACTAAGTAA
- a CDS encoding heavy metal translocating P-type ATPase: MKEQLKVDITGMTCAACSARIEKVLNKVNGVEANVNLALETASISYDKDLVSSNEIITKIENLGYGARLEEDQRETKQQYKEEEIKHKKRMFSLSVLLSLPLLYTMLAHMPMDIGFPMPEVMMNPWFQLLLATPVQFYIGGPFYMGAYKALKNKSANMDVLVALGTSAAYFYSLAEGIKTISNPVYMPHLYFETSAVLITLILLGKLFETLAKGRTTIAISKLLSLQAKEATVIRDGKEFQIPIKEVQVSDRLLVKPGEKIPVDGQVLLGQSSVDESMITGESIPVEKSVGDHLIGSTINKNGTITMKATKVGKDTALAGIIKIVEEAQGSKAPIQRIADIISGYFVPVVVCISFVTFLIWYFIVNPGDFPTSLETAIAVLVIACPCALGLATPTSIMVGTGKGAEMGILFKGGEHLEIAHRINAIVLDKTGTITKGQPVVTDFIAYKEEKKVLQYLVSAEKSSEHPLAEAIVKYGMERRSSTLPVKRFKAIPGYGIEAKIGDDEIYVGTRKLMDLKGISYTEKEKELLQFETEGKTAMYIAINSTIMGLVAVADTVKETAMLAVTQLCELGIEVYMLTGDNERTAKAIASQVGITNVIAEVLPEEKANHIKELQHKGMKVAMVGDGINDAPALAVADIGIAIGSGTDVAIEAADITILGGELSLIPKAISLSKKTMKNIRQNLFWALIYNSAGIPIAALGLLAPWVAGAAMAFSSVSVVTNSLRLKRVKI; this comes from the coding sequence ATGAAAGAGCAACTCAAAGTTGATATTACGGGAATGACATGTGCAGCCTGTTCAGCCAGGATTGAAAAGGTTTTAAATAAGGTAAATGGTGTTGAAGCAAATGTCAACTTGGCTTTGGAAACCGCATCCATTTCATATGATAAAGATTTAGTTTCAAGTAATGAAATCATTACGAAAATTGAAAACCTTGGATATGGTGCTCGTTTAGAAGAGGATCAAAGAGAAACAAAACAGCAATATAAAGAAGAGGAGATAAAGCATAAGAAACGCATGTTTTCCCTTTCTGTGCTCTTGTCTTTGCCACTTTTGTACACTATGCTTGCCCATATGCCAATGGATATTGGCTTCCCAATGCCTGAAGTGATGATGAATCCGTGGTTTCAATTGTTGTTAGCCACACCTGTGCAATTTTATATTGGTGGACCTTTTTATATGGGTGCTTATAAAGCACTTAAAAATAAGAGTGCAAACATGGATGTTCTTGTAGCTTTAGGTACATCCGCAGCCTATTTCTACAGTCTTGCAGAAGGCATTAAAACCATTAGCAATCCTGTTTATATGCCGCATCTATATTTTGAAACAAGTGCTGTTCTTATTACTTTAATTTTACTAGGAAAATTATTTGAAACTTTAGCAAAAGGGAGAACAACTATCGCCATTTCTAAATTACTAAGTCTTCAAGCAAAGGAAGCAACTGTCATAAGAGATGGTAAGGAATTTCAAATCCCAATAAAAGAAGTGCAGGTATCAGATCGATTACTAGTGAAGCCAGGAGAAAAAATTCCAGTAGATGGACAAGTTTTATTAGGGCAATCCTCCGTCGATGAATCCATGATTACAGGCGAATCGATCCCAGTGGAGAAATCAGTGGGGGATCATTTAATAGGTTCGACTATTAATAAAAATGGAACGATAACAATGAAAGCAACAAAGGTGGGAAAAGACACAGCTCTTGCGGGAATTATAAAGATTGTAGAAGAAGCTCAAGGATCGAAAGCACCCATTCAACGAATTGCTGATATCATTTCTGGCTACTTTGTACCCGTTGTTGTTTGTATTTCATTCGTTACTTTCTTGATTTGGTATTTTATAGTGAATCCCGGTGATTTTCCAACCTCTTTGGAAACGGCTATCGCTGTTCTTGTGATCGCCTGTCCATGTGCTCTAGGGCTGGCAACCCCCACATCTATAATGGTGGGAACAGGAAAAGGTGCAGAGATGGGCATCCTTTTCAAGGGTGGAGAGCATTTAGAAATTGCGCATAGGATAAACGCCATAGTCCTTGATAAAACGGGAACGATAACAAAAGGTCAACCAGTTGTTACTGATTTCATCGCATATAAAGAGGAGAAAAAGGTCCTTCAATATTTAGTCTCTGCTGAGAAATCATCAGAACATCCGCTTGCTGAAGCTATTGTTAAATATGGTATGGAAAGACGATCCAGTACTCTCCCGGTCAAACGCTTTAAGGCTATTCCAGGTTATGGAATTGAGGCGAAAATAGGCGATGATGAAATATATGTGGGAACTCGGAAGCTAATGGATTTAAAAGGTATTTCTTATACAGAGAAAGAAAAAGAATTACTTCAATTTGAAACCGAAGGTAAGACAGCGATGTACATTGCAATTAATTCAACCATCATGGGACTTGTTGCAGTTGCTGATACAGTAAAAGAGACAGCTATGCTGGCAGTTACTCAACTATGCGAATTAGGCATCGAAGTTTATATGCTTACAGGGGATAATGAACGGACAGCAAAAGCCATTGCTTCTCAGGTGGGAATTACGAATGTTATTGCTGAGGTTCTCCCGGAAGAAAAGGCAAATCATATAAAAGAACTTCAGCATAAAGGAATGAAGGTTGCAATGGTAGGGGATGGAATAAATGATGCACCCGCTCTTGCAGTTGCTGATATCGGTATTGCCATAGGTTCAGGTACAGATGTCGCTATTGAAGCAGCAGATATCACCATTCTAGGTGGAGAACTGTCATTGATTCCTAAAGCTATATCTTTAAGTAAAAAAACAATGAAAAACATTCGTCAAAACTTATTTTGGGCTTTGATCTACAACTCTGCAGGCATTCCAATCGCTGCTCTAGGATTATTAGCCCCGTGGGTAGCTGGAGCGGCAATGGCATTTAGTTCTGTATCTGTCGTGACTAACTCACTTCGTTTGAAACGAGTCAAGATTTAA
- a CDS encoding YodL domain-containing protein — MIRVLTRKPCIKYDVTIFQTPKYRENKGYKQVYRTTIPAAGREQCLEETFSRFNVTDRIPSNYKGRFLSTGDIILIDEGRGGQHYYQLQTGGWTPINRIMIR, encoded by the coding sequence ATGATCAGAGTATTAACGAGAAAGCCCTGTATCAAATATGATGTGACAATCTTTCAAACTCCAAAGTACCGTGAAAATAAAGGCTATAAACAGGTCTATAGAACGACCATTCCTGCTGCCGGCCGTGAACAATGCTTGGAAGAAACCTTTAGCCGCTTTAATGTGACTGACAGAATACCTTCAAATTATAAAGGGAGATTTCTCTCAACCGGTGACATTATATTAATAGATGAGGGACGTGGCGGTCAGCACTATTATCAGTTACAAACTGGAGGATGGACCCCAATTAATAGAATAATGATACGTTAA
- a CDS encoding S41 family peptidase — protein sequence MKVVKALEGKNVEQEKLEGEKVEQEQVTENRSGYIRLKKFHFIMLLFLMVFLSAGITTIAFAFGKEKVVTVGAERTEFNKLYEAFDTLKNGYFKEVDQKKLINGAINGMVESLDDPYSDYMSNEEAKSFHSSISSSFEGIGAEIQEKDGHIVIVSPIKGSPAEKAGLKPNDMIISVDGKSLQGMNSTEAVTLIRGKKGTKVELTIQRPGTEAPMTVPIVRDTIPIETVYGEMVDDSIAKVQITSFSSNTSKELVTTLNDLQKKGMKGLVLDLRQNPGGLLDQAVSITSMFVPKGKIIVKEEDRNGKIKEIGSQNQGNPDLPLVVLIDKGSASASEIFAAAVKESAGIPLIGEKSFGKGTVQTAEDFKDGSNLKYTIAKWLTPNGNWIHKKGIEPDIAVALPEFATLPIIDPEKELAISNSSTEIQTAQKMLKAIGYDPGREDGFFDEKTKQAVIALQTAQKLPANGVLKGESTLKLMELLREKIKTSDTQMQKAVEVLKGRMK from the coding sequence ATGAAAGTGGTGAAAGCTTTGGAAGGTAAGAACGTTGAGCAAGAAAAGCTTGAAGGAGAGAAAGTTGAACAGGAGCAAGTGACTGAGAACAGATCCGGTTATATCCGATTAAAGAAGTTTCACTTTATTATGCTGTTATTTTTAATGGTGTTTTTATCAGCTGGAATTACAACAATTGCCTTTGCATTTGGTAAAGAAAAAGTGGTAACAGTTGGAGCAGAAAGAACAGAATTCAATAAACTTTATGAAGCATTTGATACCTTGAAAAATGGTTATTTTAAAGAAGTAGATCAGAAAAAGCTTATTAATGGGGCAATTAATGGAATGGTGGAATCGCTTGATGATCCCTATTCTGATTATATGAGTAATGAGGAAGCAAAAAGCTTTCATAGTAGTATCTCTTCATCTTTTGAAGGAATTGGGGCGGAAATCCAAGAAAAGGATGGACATATTGTTATTGTTTCTCCAATCAAAGGTTCTCCTGCTGAAAAAGCAGGGTTAAAGCCAAATGACATGATTATATCAGTAGATGGAAAAAGCCTTCAGGGAATGAACTCTACTGAGGCAGTTACCTTAATCAGAGGTAAAAAGGGAACGAAGGTAGAATTAACTATCCAACGACCAGGAACAGAAGCTCCTATGACCGTTCCTATTGTTCGTGATACGATACCAATCGAGACTGTCTACGGAGAAATGGTTGATGACTCTATTGCAAAGGTACAAATCACAAGTTTTTCTAGTAACACTTCAAAAGAATTAGTTACTACTTTAAATGATTTACAAAAGAAGGGTATGAAAGGTTTAGTATTAGACCTGCGACAAAACCCTGGTGGATTACTAGATCAGGCAGTAAGTATCACAAGTATGTTTGTTCCTAAAGGGAAAATTATCGTCAAAGAAGAAGATAGAAACGGAAAGATTAAGGAAATTGGTTCTCAGAATCAAGGTAATCCTGACTTACCGTTAGTTGTATTGATTGATAAGGGTAGTGCCAGTGCCTCTGAAATTTTTGCTGCTGCTGTAAAGGAATCAGCAGGAATCCCGCTTATAGGTGAGAAATCCTTTGGTAAAGGTACTGTACAAACGGCAGAAGATTTTAAAGATGGTTCTAACCTAAAATATACAATCGCTAAATGGTTAACACCAAATGGCAACTGGATTCACAAAAAGGGAATTGAGCCAGATATTGCAGTAGCCCTTCCTGAATTTGCGACATTACCGATTATTGATCCAGAAAAAGAGCTGGCCATTTCTAACTCTTCAACAGAAATTCAAACAGCACAGAAGATGTTAAAAGCGATTGGCTATGATCCGGGTCGTGAAGATGGTTTCTTTGATGAAAAAACAAAACAGGCTGTCATTGCATTACAAACGGCACAAAAGCTTCCTGCAAATGGAGTATTAAAAGGTGAATCGACCTTGAAATTGATGGAGCTATTACGAGAAAAAATTAAAACAAGTGATACACAAATGCAAAAGGCTGTTGAGGTTTTAAAAGGAAGAATGAAATAA
- a CDS encoding sporulation protein gives MSFFDKVFASVGIGAASVDTKLEKDTYMPGETVQGVVEIKGGKVEQQIDEIYLSLNTTYLKESDDRKYNITATIDRFRLTTPFTIRSNERKEIPFTFQLPYDTPLSIGKSKVWVTTGLEIKGGVDPSDKDYLKVIPNQLMTAVFNAVDNLGFRIREADCEEAPRRLRGRLPFVQEFEFVPTSGLFRGKLDELEVVFLSSGNGTLDLMFQVDRRAKGLSGLFSEAMGMDETNVRLTVSNADIPNLQQKIQSVIQRYS, from the coding sequence ATGTCTTTCTTTGACAAAGTATTTGCTAGCGTAGGTATTGGTGCTGCATCAGTGGACACAAAACTAGAAAAAGACACTTATATGCCTGGAGAAACCGTACAAGGGGTTGTTGAAATTAAGGGTGGAAAAGTTGAACAGCAAATTGATGAGATTTATCTTTCACTCAATACAACTTACTTAAAAGAGTCAGATGATCGAAAATATAACATAACTGCTACCATCGACCGATTTCGTCTAACTACACCTTTCACAATCAGGTCCAACGAAAGAAAAGAAATTCCGTTTACCTTCCAGTTGCCGTATGATACACCATTATCTATTGGCAAGTCAAAAGTGTGGGTAACAACAGGACTGGAAATAAAAGGTGGGGTGGACCCAAGTGATAAGGATTATTTAAAAGTAATTCCTAATCAATTAATGACTGCTGTTTTTAACGCCGTAGATAATTTAGGCTTTAGAATTAGAGAAGCGGACTGTGAAGAAGCACCACGACGCTTACGCGGCAGGTTACCCTTCGTTCAAGAATTTGAATTTGTCCCAACATCAGGTCTATTTCGTGGTAAATTAGATGAGTTAGAAGTGGTGTTTTTATCTTCAGGTAATGGCACACTAGATTTGATGTTCCAAGTGGATCGACGTGCAAAGGGACTTTCAGGATTATTCTCAGAAGCGATGGGAATGGATGAAACGAACGTAAGATTAACTGTATCTAACGCAGATATTCCTAATTTACAACAAAAAATCCAGAGTGTAATACAAAGATACTCATAA